A window of Dickeya zeae NCPPB 2538 contains these coding sequences:
- the serS gene encoding serine--tRNA ligase, which yields MLDPNLLRNELDAVAEKLLARRNFKLDVEALRKLEERRKVLQVETENLQAERNSRSKEIGAAKSRGEDIEPLRREVNTLGERLDAAKVELEQIQNEIQSIALTIPNMPDDCVPLGKDDSENQEVMRWGEPRRFDFPVRDHVDLGELTGGLSMALGVKLTGSRFSVMRGQIARLHRALAQFMLNLHTAEHGYEEAYVPYLVNHATLYGTGQLPKFKEDLFHTRPLEEEADSSNYALIPTAEVPLTNLVRDEILDEESLPIKMTAHTPCFRSEAGSYGRDMRGLIRVHQFDKVEMVQIVRPEDSMQALEELTGHAEKVLQLLKLPYRKVLLCSGDMGFGACKTYDLEVWLPAQNTYREISSCSNCGDFQARRMLARCRSKGDKKTRLVHTLNGSGLAVGRALVAVLENYQQADGRIEVPEVLRPYMNGAQFIG from the coding sequence ATGCTCGATCCCAACTTGCTGCGTAATGAGCTAGACGCAGTTGCCGAAAAATTACTGGCTCGCCGAAATTTTAAACTGGATGTGGAAGCACTGCGTAAACTAGAAGAACGCCGCAAAGTGCTTCAGGTCGAAACAGAAAATTTGCAGGCAGAACGTAACTCCCGATCGAAAGAGATCGGAGCGGCCAAGTCGCGTGGGGAAGATATTGAGCCATTGCGCCGAGAAGTGAATACGCTGGGTGAAAGACTGGATGCTGCTAAAGTTGAGCTGGAACAGATTCAGAATGAGATCCAGAGTATTGCACTGACTATTCCCAATATGCCGGATGACTGTGTACCGTTGGGTAAAGATGATTCTGAAAATCAGGAAGTCATGCGTTGGGGTGAACCACGTCGGTTTGATTTTCCGGTGCGTGACCATGTCGATTTAGGGGAGCTGACCGGCGGCCTGAGCATGGCGCTCGGGGTAAAACTGACGGGGTCTCGTTTTTCGGTGATGAGGGGTCAGATTGCCCGGTTACATCGTGCGCTAGCGCAGTTCATGCTTAACTTGCATACCGCTGAGCATGGCTATGAAGAAGCGTATGTTCCTTATCTGGTTAACCATGCCACGTTGTATGGCACGGGGCAGTTGCCTAAGTTTAAAGAGGATTTGTTCCATACTCGCCCGCTGGAAGAAGAAGCGGACAGCAGCAACTATGCGTTGATCCCAACAGCGGAAGTCCCACTGACCAACCTGGTGCGTGATGAAATTCTGGATGAAGAATCTCTGCCGATCAAAATGACCGCACATACACCGTGTTTCCGCTCTGAGGCCGGGTCGTATGGCCGGGATATGCGTGGTCTGATACGTGTACACCAGTTTGATAAAGTGGAAATGGTGCAGATTGTCCGCCCCGAAGACTCTATGCAGGCGCTGGAAGAACTGACTGGTCATGCAGAAAAAGTGCTGCAACTGCTGAAACTTCCTTACCGCAAAGTATTGCTGTGTAGCGGCGACATGGGCTTTGGTGCTTGCAAAACCTACGATCTGGAAGTCTGGCTGCCGGCGCAGAATACTTACCGTGAAATTTCCTCCTGTTCCAACTGTGGGGATTTTCAGGCCCGCCGTATGCTAGCGCGTTGCCGCAGCAAAGGTGATAAGAAAACCCGGCTGGTACATACCCTGAACGGCTCTGGTCTGGCGGTTGGGCGTGCGCTGGTGGCGGTGCTGGAAAATTATCAGCAAGCCGACGGCCGGATCGAAGTGCCAGAAGTGCTGCGTCCGTACATGAACGGTGCGCAGTTTATTGGCTAA
- a CDS encoding replication-associated recombination protein A, whose amino-acid sequence MSNLSLDFSSQQFQPLAARMRPVTLAQYIGQQHLLGPGKPLPRAIEAGQLHSMILWGPPGTGKTTLAELIGHYGQADVERISAVTSGIKEIREAIERARQNRDAGRRTILFVDEVHRFNKSQQDAFLPHIEDGTITFIGATTENPSFELNSALLSRARVYLLKALSVDDIEQVLLQALQDKARGLGGQQIVLPDETRRLLAELVNGDARRSLNLLEMMADMAEVDATGRRLLTLELLKEVSGERSARFDNKGDRYYDLISALHKSVRGSAPDAALYWYARIITAGGDPLYVARRLLAIASEDVGNADPRAMQVAIAAWDCFTRVGPAEGERAIAQAIVYLACAPKSNAVYTAFKSAMRDAREKPDYDVPEHLRNAPTRLMKEMGLGAEYRYAHDEVNAYAAGEVYFPPEMAETRYYQPTSRGLEGKIGEKLAWLAAQDQNSPTKRYR is encoded by the coding sequence GTGAGTAACCTGTCCCTCGACTTTTCCAGCCAACAGTTTCAGCCACTGGCCGCGAGAATGCGGCCGGTTACTCTGGCACAGTATATTGGCCAGCAGCACCTGTTGGGGCCAGGTAAACCGTTGCCGCGTGCGATTGAAGCCGGGCAGCTTCACTCCATGATTCTGTGGGGACCGCCAGGCACCGGGAAGACGACGCTGGCTGAGTTGATTGGTCATTACGGTCAGGCTGATGTCGAGCGTATTTCTGCAGTAACGTCGGGTATCAAGGAGATTCGCGAGGCGATTGAACGGGCTCGTCAGAACCGTGATGCCGGACGGCGTACCATCCTGTTTGTGGATGAAGTGCACCGGTTTAACAAAAGTCAGCAGGATGCCTTTTTACCGCATATCGAAGATGGCACCATCACATTTATTGGTGCTACCACGGAAAACCCATCGTTCGAACTCAATTCGGCGTTATTGTCTCGCGCACGTGTTTATCTGCTCAAAGCATTGAGTGTCGACGATATTGAGCAGGTACTGTTGCAGGCGTTACAGGACAAAGCGCGCGGATTGGGTGGGCAGCAGATTGTTCTGCCGGATGAAACCCGCCGCTTGCTGGCTGAACTGGTTAACGGCGACGCTCGCCGTTCGTTGAATCTGCTGGAAATGATGGCGGATATGGCTGAAGTCGATGCCACCGGCCGTCGCCTGCTGACGCTGGAATTACTGAAAGAAGTTTCTGGCGAACGCAGCGCTCGTTTTGACAACAAAGGCGATCGTTATTACGACCTGATTTCAGCATTGCATAAATCGGTTCGTGGTTCGGCACCGGATGCCGCGTTGTATTGGTATGCCCGTATTATTACCGCTGGCGGTGATCCGTTATACGTTGCCCGGCGTCTGTTGGCGATTGCATCCGAGGATGTCGGTAATGCCGACCCGCGGGCCATGCAGGTGGCGATAGCCGCCTGGGATTGTTTCACTCGGGTCGGCCCGGCAGAAGGCGAGCGGGCTATCGCTCAGGCGATAGTGTATCTGGCGTGTGCGCCGAAAAGTAACGCCGTGTATACCGCGTTTAAATCGGCGATGCGTGATGCCCGAGAAAAACCGGATTACGATGTGCCGGAGCATTTACGCAATGCGCCCACCCGCCTGATGAAAGAGATGGGGCTGGGTGCAGAGTACCGCTACGCGCATGATGAAGTTAACGCTTACGCCGCTGGCGAAGTGTATTTTCCCCCTGAAATGGCAGAAACACGCTATTACCAGCCGACTTCTCGTGGTTTAGAGGGCAAGATTGGTGAAAAGCTGGCCTGGCTCGCTGCTCAGGATCAAAATAGCCCGACAAAACGCTACCGCTAG
- the lolA gene encoding outer membrane lipoprotein chaperone LolA has protein sequence MIKIGLITGCLLTSLVSSAVYADAASDLQSRLSKVNSFHASFAQKVTTDDGAAVQEGAGELWVKRPNLFNWKTTSPDESTLVSDGKTLWFYNPFVEQVTATWVKDATGNTPFILITRNDPKDWGKYNVSQKGDEFDLTPRVASGNLKRFSINVSSDGTIHGFTATEQDGQRSAYTLKNQQNGDVDAAKFRFTPPKGVAVDDQRQ, from the coding sequence ATGATAAAAATAGGGTTGATAACGGGCTGTTTGCTCACCAGTCTGGTTTCCAGCGCAGTCTATGCTGATGCTGCCAGTGATTTGCAGAGCCGTCTTAGCAAAGTGAATAGCTTTCATGCCAGCTTTGCGCAGAAAGTCACGACGGATGATGGTGCGGCAGTGCAAGAAGGGGCCGGTGAACTATGGGTAAAACGCCCGAATCTGTTCAACTGGAAAACCACGTCACCGGATGAAAGCACGCTGGTGTCTGACGGCAAAACGTTATGGTTTTATAACCCTTTCGTGGAACAAGTCACGGCAACTTGGGTGAAAGACGCGACAGGTAATACACCGTTTATTCTGATTACTCGTAACGACCCGAAAGACTGGGGCAAATATAACGTGAGTCAGAAAGGGGATGAGTTTGATCTGACCCCCCGGGTGGCGAGCGGTAACCTCAAGCGGTTTTCTATCAACGTGAGCAGCGATGGCACGATTCATGGTTTTACCGCCACCGAACAGGATGGGCAGCGCAGTGCCTATACGTTGAAGAACCAGCAGAATGGCGATGTGGATGCCGCGAAGTTTCGTTTTACGCCGCCGAAAGGCGTAGCGGTGGACGACCAGCGTCAGTGA
- the lrp gene encoding leucine-responsive transcriptional regulator Lrp, with amino-acid sequence MVDTKKRPGKDLDRIDRNILNELQKDGRISNVELSKRVGLSPTPCLERVRRLERQGFINGYTALLNPHYLDASLLVFVEITLNRGAPDVFEQFNAAVQKLEEIQECHLVSGDFDYLLKTRVPDMSAYRKLLGETLLRLPGVNDTRTYVVMEEVKQSNRLVIKTR; translated from the coding sequence ATGGTAGACACGAAAAAGCGTCCGGGAAAAGATCTTGATCGTATCGATCGCAACATCCTGAACGAATTGCAAAAAGACGGGCGTATCTCCAATGTGGAACTTTCCAAACGGGTCGGCCTTTCGCCAACCCCGTGTCTGGAGCGCGTTCGGCGTCTGGAACGACAGGGTTTTATTAATGGCTATACCGCACTGCTGAATCCGCATTATCTCGATGCGTCGTTGTTGGTGTTCGTTGAAATCACCCTCAACCGTGGTGCGCCGGATGTATTTGAACAGTTCAATGCAGCCGTGCAAAAACTTGAGGAAATCCAGGAGTGTCATCTGGTTTCTGGGGATTTTGACTATTTGCTCAAAACCCGTGTACCGGATATGTCGGCATACCGTAAGTTGCTGGGAGAAACGCTGTTGCGTCTGCCGGGCGTGAACGATACCCGCACCTATGTGGTGATGGAAGAAGTGAAGCAAAGCAACCGGCTGGTCATCAAGACCCGCTGA
- the trxB gene encoding thioredoxin-disulfide reductase gives MSTAKHRKLLILGSGPAGYTAAVYAARANLSPLLITGMEKGGQLTTTTEVENWPGDADDLTGPLLMERMHAHAVKFNTEIVFDHITRVDLQTRPFRLFGDSDEYTCDALIIATGASARYLGLPSEDAFKGKGVSACATCDGFFYRNQKVAVVGGGNTAVEEALYLSNIAAEVHLIHRRDSFRAEKILIDRLMAKVNSGNIVLHTNRTLDEVLGDEMGVTGVRLREATGEATEQLDVAGVFIAIGHSPNTAIFGDQLALENGYIKVQSGIHGNATQTSIPGVFAAGDVMDHIYRQAITSAGTGCMAALDAERYLDALAK, from the coding sequence ATGAGCACTGCCAAACATCGTAAACTATTGATTCTGGGTTCAGGCCCGGCAGGCTATACCGCCGCGGTCTATGCTGCGCGGGCAAACCTAAGTCCACTGCTGATCACCGGGATGGAAAAAGGCGGTCAGTTGACGACCACCACTGAAGTGGAAAACTGGCCTGGTGACGCGGATGACCTCACCGGTCCGTTGCTCATGGAGCGCATGCACGCTCATGCAGTCAAGTTCAATACCGAAATCGTGTTTGATCACATCACACGCGTTGATCTACAAACTCGCCCATTCCGCCTGTTTGGCGACAGCGACGAGTACACCTGTGATGCCTTGATCATCGCTACCGGTGCATCTGCCCGCTATCTGGGGCTGCCGTCTGAAGACGCTTTCAAAGGCAAAGGGGTCTCTGCCTGTGCTACCTGTGACGGTTTCTTCTATCGCAACCAGAAAGTGGCGGTCGTCGGCGGTGGCAACACCGCCGTCGAAGAAGCGCTGTACCTGTCCAATATCGCCGCTGAAGTGCATCTGATTCACCGCCGCGACAGTTTCCGTGCAGAAAAAATTCTGATCGACCGTCTGATGGCCAAGGTCAACAGCGGCAATATCGTTCTGCACACCAATCGCACGCTGGATGAAGTGCTGGGTGACGAAATGGGCGTAACCGGTGTGCGCCTACGTGAAGCCACTGGCGAAGCAACCGAACAGCTGGATGTCGCTGGGGTATTTATCGCTATCGGCCACAGCCCGAATACCGCTATTTTTGGCGACCAGTTGGCGTTGGAAAACGGCTACATCAAGGTGCAATCCGGTATTCACGGTAACGCCACACAAACCAGCATTCCCGGTGTCTTCGCCGCTGGTGATGTGATGGACCATATTTATCGCCAGGCCATTACCTCTGCCGGTACCGGCTGCATGGCGGCCTTGGATGCTGAACGCTATTTAGACGCGCTCGCCAAGTAA